Proteins found in one Clostridium kluyveri DSM 555 genomic segment:
- a CDS encoding response regulator transcription factor, which yields MYDEILDKKILLIDDEIELLKLMETVLRKEGFKRIFKALKGTDGINLCKNEKPDIVVLDVMMEDMDGFEVCRAIREFSYVPVIFLSARGDHIDKILALGLGADDYVTKPFSPKEVVFRIKAHLRRNIYIKNELTMKKEKICFGDLIIDFKKGEVLKSGKNITLTPKEYHLLCYMTQNANQILTKEMICDEVWNDNYEGYDNTIMVHMRKLRQKLESNPSKPQYIVTVKGLGYKFNIPQD from the coding sequence ATGTATGATGAAATTTTAGATAAAAAAATTCTTTTAATTGATGATGAAATAGAATTGTTGAAACTTATGGAGACGGTTCTCAGAAAAGAAGGCTTCAAGAGGATATTTAAAGCTTTAAAGGGCACAGATGGCATAAATTTATGTAAAAATGAAAAACCTGATATAGTAGTTTTAGATGTTATGATGGAGGATATGGATGGTTTTGAAGTTTGCAGGGCTATCAGAGAGTTTTCTTATGTACCTGTTATTTTTTTATCTGCCAGAGGTGACCATATAGATAAAATACTGGCTCTTGGACTGGGAGCAGATGATTATGTAACAAAACCTTTCAGCCCTAAAGAAGTTGTGTTTAGAATTAAAGCTCACTTAAGGAGAAATATATACATAAAAAATGAACTTACCATGAAGAAGGAGAAAATATGCTTTGGAGATTTAATTATTGATTTTAAAAAGGGAGAAGTGTTAAAGAGCGGCAAAAATATTACACTTACCCCTAAAGAGTATCATCTTTTATGTTATATGACGCAAAATGCCAATCAGATATTGACAAAGGAGATGATATGTGATGAGGTGTGGAATGATAATTATGAAGGATATGACAATACCATAATGGTTCATATGAGAAAGCTTAGACAAAAATTAGAAAGTAATCCCTCAAAGCCTCAATATATAGTTACTGTAAAGGGACTGGGATATAAGTTTAATATTCCCCAAGATTAA
- a CDS encoding ABC transporter ATP-binding protein, producing the protein MSEKIIETKNLTKEFKDFKAVDKLSLTVKKGRVYGFLGPNGAGKSTTIRMLLGLITPTKGQIKIFDKNLKENRLTILRKIGSLVESPSYYGNLTAYENLEVTAKLLELDYKYIDEVLDFVKLTEWKDRQCKKFSLGMKQRLGIAQALISKPELLILDEPTNGLDPSGIHEIRELIKNLPKIYNMTVIISSHNLSEIELTADDIGIINRGNMLFQGTLEELHSRSKGEICIGVKDLKKAAHTLNDHGYKYKIKDDDIFVKPLEVEPYEILKQLILNDNRVFKFIEVQKSLEEIFLLLTEGGKNI; encoded by the coding sequence ATGTCAGAAAAAATTATAGAGACTAAAAACTTAACCAAGGAATTTAAAGATTTTAAGGCAGTAGACAAGCTGAGCCTTACAGTGAAAAAAGGTAGGGTATATGGATTTCTGGGGCCAAACGGTGCTGGAAAATCTACAACCATAAGAATGCTCCTGGGACTTATAACACCTACAAAAGGACAAATTAAAATATTTGATAAAAATTTAAAGGAAAACAGACTGACCATTTTGAGAAAAATTGGCTCTCTGGTTGAATCTCCCTCCTATTATGGAAATTTAACTGCCTATGAAAATCTGGAAGTAACAGCAAAACTTTTGGAACTCGATTATAAATACATTGATGAAGTTTTAGATTTTGTAAAACTTACTGAATGGAAGGATAGACAATGCAAAAAATTTTCTCTTGGAATGAAGCAAAGACTTGGAATTGCCCAGGCACTTATATCAAAGCCGGAACTCTTAATATTGGACGAGCCTACTAATGGACTTGACCCCTCTGGAATTCATGAAATAAGGGAGCTTATAAAAAATCTTCCTAAAATTTATAATATGACAGTAATTATATCCAGCCATAATTTAAGTGAAATTGAACTTACAGCAGATGACATAGGTATCATAAACAGAGGAAATATGTTGTTTCAAGGTACCCTTGAAGAACTTCACTCAAGAAGTAAAGGTGAAATCTGTATAGGAGTGAAGGACTTGAAAAAAGCAGCCCATACATTGAATGATCATGGCTATAAATACAAAATAAAAGATGATGATATTTTTGTAAAACCCCTGGAAGTGGAGCCTTATGAAATCTTAAAGCAATTAATATTAAATGACAACAGAGTATTTAAATTTATAGAAGTACAAAAATCTCTTGAAGAAATATTTCTTCTTCTCACCGAAGGGGGAAAAAATATATGA
- a CDS encoding ABC transporter permease: MSFICVLKSELAKYKKSLLWKGVFFIPIFSSILLFIDLHLRYDYLMENSRIRELAQIGIYNKMDVLLYENHLSTLWFILLNLSVVVIAFIVNYMEYSENTWKQIVARPVKRMKIYLSKWIIVFTASVALIALNGVFVILIKKFFGIEGNSALIFKYVLLEIAAVSGVVSFQQFISCYIKNSLVAAAIGFAGTIGSYMLAQSKILGNINPFSCVLRSLPLGDMNDAHAAAIFGAISGILWLIIGILEFNRRDIK, from the coding sequence ATGAGCTTTATATGTGTTTTAAAATCTGAATTGGCAAAGTATAAAAAATCCCTGTTGTGGAAAGGTGTATTTTTTATTCCCATATTTTCATCTATTCTTTTATTTATAGATCTTCATCTAAGATATGATTATTTAATGGAAAACAGTAGAATAAGGGAATTAGCTCAAATAGGAATTTATAATAAAATGGATGTTCTGCTTTATGAAAATCATTTATCTACATTGTGGTTCATACTTTTAAATTTATCTGTGGTAGTAATAGCTTTTATTGTAAACTACATGGAATACAGTGAAAATACCTGGAAACAAATAGTGGCAAGACCTGTAAAAAGAATGAAAATTTATCTATCCAAATGGATTATAGTATTTACAGCCTCAGTTGCTTTAATAGCTTTAAATGGGGTTTTTGTAATACTTATAAAAAAGTTCTTTGGAATTGAAGGAAATTCTGCATTGATTTTTAAATATGTACTTCTGGAAATTGCTGCAGTCTCAGGAGTAGTAAGTTTCCAGCAGTTTATAAGCTGCTACATCAAAAATTCCTTAGTTGCCGCTGCCATAGGATTTGCAGGTACTATAGGATCATATATGCTTGCACAGAGTAAGATACTTGGAAATATAAATCCATTTTCCTGTGTTTTAAGATCACTTCCTCTAGGGGACATGAATGATGCCCATGCAGCTGCCATTTTTGGAGCAATCTCAGGTATATTATGGCTTATCATAGGAATTTTAGAATTTAATAGAAGGGATATCAAATAG
- the gdhA gene encoding NADP-specific glutamate dehydrogenase, whose product MSYVDSVLEELIKKDAPQKEFIQAVTEVLNSIRPVIDSNSHFKEMGLLERIVEPERVLMFRVPWMDDNKKVRVNRGFRVQFNSAIGPYKGGLRFHPSVNLSIIKFLGFEQIFKNSLTGMPIGGGKGGADFDPKGKSDHEIMVFCQSFMTELFHHIGPDTDVPAGDIGVGSREIGYLYGQYKRLTNRFHGVLTGKGLTYGGSLARTQATGYGVIYFAEEMLKIKNDSIKNKKIIISGSGNVAIYAAEKAAALDGKVIALSDSTGWIYDKEGIDLETVKKIKLVNHSRLRDYISIHKNAEYHRGKGIWSIPCDIALPCATQNELDAKDASNLIKNGVKMVVEGANMPITIEAIQLLQSEGILYAPGKAANAGGVATSALEMSQNSIRTSWTFYEVDTRLRHIMSSIHEHTYDAAEAYGHKGNYLVGANIAGFLKVAEAMMEQGIV is encoded by the coding sequence ATGTCTTACGTTGATTCCGTACTGGAAGAACTCATTAAAAAAGATGCCCCGCAAAAAGAGTTTATTCAGGCTGTCACAGAAGTTCTGAATTCTATTAGACCTGTAATTGATTCCAACAGCCACTTCAAAGAGATGGGACTTTTGGAACGTATAGTGGAGCCGGAACGAGTTTTGATGTTTCGTGTACCCTGGATGGATGACAATAAAAAAGTAAGGGTAAACCGTGGATTTCGTGTGCAATTCAACAGTGCCATTGGCCCTTATAAAGGAGGACTTCGTTTTCACCCTTCTGTTAATCTAAGTATCATCAAATTTCTTGGTTTTGAGCAGATCTTTAAAAATTCACTGACCGGTATGCCTATTGGAGGCGGTAAAGGCGGTGCAGATTTTGATCCCAAAGGTAAATCCGACCATGAAATAATGGTATTTTGTCAGAGTTTCATGACTGAACTCTTTCATCATATAGGACCAGATACAGATGTACCTGCCGGTGATATTGGTGTTGGAAGTCGTGAAATTGGATATTTGTATGGTCAGTATAAAAGATTAACTAATCGTTTTCACGGCGTTTTAACTGGTAAAGGGTTAACTTACGGGGGATCATTAGCCCGCACTCAGGCAACTGGTTATGGTGTAATTTATTTCGCAGAAGAAATGCTGAAAATTAAAAACGATTCCATTAAAAACAAGAAAATTATTATTTCAGGTTCAGGCAATGTAGCTATCTATGCTGCAGAAAAAGCCGCAGCATTAGACGGTAAAGTCATAGCACTTAGTGATTCCACAGGGTGGATATATGATAAAGAAGGGATAGATTTAGAAACAGTGAAAAAAATCAAGCTGGTTAACCACAGCCGTCTCAGAGATTATATATCCATTCACAAAAATGCAGAATATCACAGAGGTAAAGGTATATGGTCCATTCCTTGTGATATTGCCCTGCCTTGTGCTACACAAAATGAACTGGATGCAAAAGATGCCTCAAATCTCATTAAAAATGGTGTAAAAATGGTTGTTGAAGGTGCAAATATGCCTATAACCATTGAGGCCATACAACTTTTACAAAGTGAAGGAATACTCTATGCCCCTGGAAAAGCAGCCAATGCCGGCGGAGTGGCAACTTCCGCACTGGAAATGAGTCAAAATTCCATCCGTACAAGCTGGACTTTTTATGAAGTTGATACCCGCCTGCGCCACATTATGTCCAGCATCCATGAGCATACCTACGATGCAGCAGAAGCTTATGGTCACAAAGGAAACTATTTAGTTGGTGCCAATATAGCTGGCTTTCTAAAAGTAGCAGAAGCTATGATGGAGCAGGGAATAGTTTAA
- a CDS encoding HAMP domain-containing sensor histidine kinase, translating to MNKIKTNWSLTTKFLVTLVFIIMIEFIVVMFVWRSAIIYTKSNLPGFNPEKFTWTFSKYIDIEDNKPVLNDEGKNELVKNKAWIQIIDESFKEIYSFKKPQEVPKVYTPIKMAHIYKYDIANYSIFISEKEYDNESFAYIIGFPTWRIAKHTVIFNPTALRNFFGGGFIVLLAVNVTIAVIASYFIFGKRMGRPLETIINSINELSRGHYETNHMEQGVYKNVFANLNNLGKTLKENKNKREEMEKVRENWISSISHDVKTPLSSIKGYAEIMKDSDYTFSQDEILDYSKIIYDKSSYIQGLVEDLNFTYKLKNRTIPLKKENVNVVILIQNIIVEILNHPLYSNRNINLYFERENINILTDKNLFRRAISNLIFNAIIHNPQEVRVDVSVYKKDRVHILIKDNGRGISQNDLKYIFERYYRGTNTNVSVEGSGLGMAISKQIIDVQGGSINVESTLGKGTNIDIVL from the coding sequence ATGAACAAAATTAAAACCAATTGGAGCCTTACAACAAAATTTTTAGTGACTCTGGTATTTATAATTATGATAGAGTTTATTGTAGTTATGTTTGTATGGAGAAGCGCTATTATATACACCAAAAGTAATTTGCCAGGATTTAATCCTGAAAAGTTTACATGGACTTTTTCAAAATATATAGATATTGAAGATAATAAGCCTGTTTTGAATGATGAAGGTAAAAATGAGCTTGTAAAAAATAAAGCCTGGATTCAAATAATAGATGAAAGTTTTAAGGAAATCTATTCTTTTAAAAAGCCACAGGAGGTACCAAAGGTATATACTCCCATAAAAATGGCCCATATTTATAAATATGATATAGCCAATTATTCTATATTTATAAGTGAAAAAGAATATGATAATGAAAGTTTTGCATATATTATAGGTTTTCCTACCTGGCGTATAGCAAAACACACTGTTATTTTCAATCCAACTGCACTTAGAAATTTTTTTGGAGGAGGGTTTATTGTACTTTTAGCTGTAAATGTTACTATTGCAGTGATTGCCTCTTATTTTATATTTGGAAAAAGAATGGGAAGGCCACTTGAAACTATTATTAACAGCATAAATGAGCTTTCCAGAGGACATTATGAAACTAATCATATGGAACAGGGGGTTTATAAAAATGTATTTGCCAATTTAAATAATTTAGGCAAAACTCTTAAAGAAAATAAAAATAAAAGAGAAGAAATGGAAAAGGTAAGGGAGAACTGGATTTCCTCCATATCCCATGATGTAAAAACCCCCCTGTCTTCTATAAAAGGATATGCTGAAATAATGAAAGATTCCGATTACACTTTTTCACAGGATGAAATTTTAGATTATTCAAAAATAATATACGATAAATCTTCCTATATTCAAGGATTAGTTGAAGATTTAAATTTCACTTATAAATTGAAAAATAGAACTATACCCTTAAAAAAAGAAAATGTAAATGTGGTGATACTTATTCAAAATATAATTGTGGAAATTTTAAATCACCCTCTATATTCAAATAGAAATATAAATCTTTATTTTGAAAGAGAAAATATAAATATTTTAACAGATAAAAATCTATTTAGAAGAGCCATCTCCAATTTGATTTTTAATGCCATAATACATAATCCACAGGAAGTTAGGGTGGATGTTTCAGTTTATAAAAAAGATAGAGTTCACATTTTAATAAAAGATAATGGCAGGGGAATATCCCAGAATGATTTAAAGTACATTTTTGAAAGATATTACAGAGGTACAAATACCAATGTTTCTGTTGAAGGTTCTGGACTTGGCATGGCCATATCCAAACAGATAATAGATGTCCAGGGAGGCAGTATAAATGTAGAGAGTACTTTAGGGAAGGGTACCAATATAGATATAGTACTGTAG
- a CDS encoding ABC transporter permease, translating to MKNIYKVELLKLKHSKILGIVMFLPLFFVILGFANFLRYRDLFTSKGQNIWQQVYTQSSMFYGLFLMALFITILVAVLVRIENSGDNFKRILALPVKRSDIYISKLFIGCGMVLLNLFVFTLLIIAAGIIAAPHNESMPREIIYSPLLCFIASLPVIAIQYYFTMKFENIAVPLGVGVVFSLPSVLINNTRYWILFPWAYPGRALLNGSNLNFPCPNYMYIISLAVFVIFIIVGMYEFNKKDI from the coding sequence ATGAAGAATATATATAAAGTGGAATTATTAAAATTAAAACATTCAAAAATACTGGGCATAGTTATGTTTTTGCCTTTGTTTTTCGTAATCCTAGGCTTTGCAAATTTCCTAAGATACAGGGATCTCTTCACATCAAAAGGTCAGAACATATGGCAGCAGGTATACACTCAAAGTTCCATGTTTTATGGACTATTTCTCATGGCTTTATTTATTACTATTTTAGTTGCAGTTTTAGTGAGAATAGAAAACAGTGGAGATAACTTTAAAAGAATACTTGCATTACCTGTAAAAAGAAGTGATATATACATATCAAAACTATTTATAGGCTGCGGTATGGTACTTTTAAATCTTTTTGTATTTACTCTACTTATAATTGCTGCAGGAATAATTGCAGCACCCCATAATGAGAGTATGCCAAGAGAGATTATATATTCTCCCCTGTTGTGCTTTATAGCTTCACTTCCTGTTATAGCAATTCAATATTACTTTACCATGAAATTTGAAAACATTGCAGTTCCTTTAGGAGTAGGAGTGGTATTTTCTCTTCCATCAGTGCTTATAAACAACACCAGATACTGGATATTATTTCCCTGGGCTTATCCTGGAAGGGCACTTTTAAATGGTTCAAATTTAAATTTTCCCTGCCCCAATTATATGTATATAATATCTCTGGCGGTATTTGTTATTTTTATAATTGTTGGCATGTATGAATTCAATAAAAAAGATATATGA
- a CDS encoding response regulator transcription factor translates to MKRILIVEDNIALSTGLSFDLEREGYKVDTVCSSGQAREAVRETEFDLIVLDINLPDGSGFELCRWIKELKDIPLIFLTACDMEKDTIKGFELGADDYITKPFSVGIFRRRVAAVLKRCEKENIGNIYNDGYLMVDFDKLMVIRENKAFMLTSSEYRLMKIFVANSGKVLTRQILLQKLWDNDGNFVDEHALTVNVNRLRSKIQNKGHKYIKTVYGMGYMWVGEKCNVL, encoded by the coding sequence ATGAAAAGAATACTTATAGTAGAAGATAATATAGCTTTAAGCACAGGGCTCAGTTTTGATTTGGAGAGGGAAGGTTATAAGGTTGATACAGTTTGTAGTTCTGGACAGGCCAGAGAAGCTGTAAGGGAAACTGAGTTTGATTTAATTGTACTGGATATAAATCTTCCAGATGGCAGCGGCTTTGAACTCTGCAGATGGATAAAGGAATTAAAAGACATTCCTCTTATATTTCTCACTGCCTGTGATATGGAAAAGGATACTATAAAAGGTTTTGAATTGGGTGCTGATGACTATATAACCAAGCCTTTTAGCGTGGGGATTTTTAGAAGACGTGTGGCAGCAGTATTAAAACGTTGTGAAAAAGAGAACATAGGGAATATTTACAATGATGGATATCTAATGGTTGATTTTGATAAGTTGATGGTAATTAGAGAGAATAAAGCATTTATGCTTACATCTTCTGAGTATAGGCTTATGAAAATTTTTGTTGCCAACAGCGGCAAGGTTCTCACAAGACAAATTTTATTGCAGAAACTTTGGGATAATGATGGAAATTTTGTTGATGAACATGCTCTGACTGTTAATGTAAACCGTCTTAGAAGTAAAATACAAAATAAAGGTCATAAATATATTAAAACTGTCTATGGAATGGGTTATATGTGGGTAGGTGAAAAATGCAATGTTTTATAG